In the genome of Acidobacteriota bacterium, the window GGACGGCCGCCCGACGGTCGGGGTCGTCCTGCGCGACAAGCTGGTGTTCGAGCTGGAGGCCGCCAATCGCGAGCTGGAGCTGCAACCGCAGTTCATCCGCCTGCCGATGCCGGCCGACATGCTGGGCGTGATCGAACGGTACGACTACGGAGTGCGGCGGCGCATCTACGAGATCGTCAATGCGCTCGTGGCGTCCAACCGGCTTGCCGGCGACCGCCGCCCTTCGTACGTTCATGACGCGGCGGCGCTTCGCACGCTCGCGCCCATCCGGTATCCCAGCAAGACGCTCAACGCCGCCGGGAACTATTACGGGCACGTGTCGGAGTCGAGCACGCCGGAGGAACAGCGCAAGGTGGCGGAAGCGCGACGGAAACAGCGCGGCACGCCGTACCTGTTCCTGAAGCCAACCCGGGGCGCGATTGTCGGTAATGGCGACGACATCATCCTGCCGGCGGGACGGGAAAAGATCGACTGGGAGTGCGAGCTGGCGATCGTGATCGGCCGCCCCGCAAAACAGGTGACGGCGGCCGAAGCGAAAGACTATATTTTCGGTTACACGATCGAGCTGGACATGTCCGACCGGGGCGGCCGGCCCGGCGAGGAGCCGTCGCGTTCCGACTGGTTCATCGGCAAGGGCCATGATACGTTCTCGCCGATGGGCCCGTACATCGTGCCGAAGGAGTTTTTCGCGGACCCGATGAACGTGTCGCAGCGGCTGACGATCAACGGCAGGGTCATGCAGGACTCGCGCTCGAGTGACATGATTCACAACATCTACGAGCTGATCGAGTACGGCTCCTGGATTATGACACTGTTTCCGGGGGACGTCGTGGCCGCCGGCAGTCCCGCGGGCACCGGCATGTCGCGCTCGGTCCGGCCCGATCAGGTGTTTCTCAAGCCGGGTGACAAGCTCGTCGCGACCATCGAGGGCATCGGCACCCTGACACACGTCGCGAAGCCGGAAACCAAGCGGCCCGCGACGACGTCGAGCTGGTAACCGCAAACGACCCCGGGGGAGGGGTGCTGTGAACGCGCTGTACATCCTGATTCCCGCGCTGTGCCTGATGGCCATCGCTTATCGGTACTACAGCGCGTTCCTCGCCACGCGCGTCGCGGTGCTCGACGACACCCGCGTCACTCCCGCGCACACCCGGTTCGACGGGCACAACTACTACCCGTTGAGCCGCTGGGTGCTCTTCGGCCACCACTTCGCGGCCATCACGGGGGCCGGGCCGCTGATCGGCCCGGTTCTCGCCGCACAGTTCGGGTATCTTCCCGGCGCCATCTGGCTCGTGGTCGGCGTGTGCCTCGGCGGCGCGGTTCACGACTTCATGGTGCTGTGGGCCTCGAGCCGGCGCGGCGGGCGCTCGCTCGCGGAGATCGCGCACGAGGAGATCGGAACGGTCGCGGGCGTCACCGCCGCCGTCGCCATCCTCTTCATCATCGTCATTGCGCTCGCGGGGCTCGGCCTCGCGGTGGTGAACGCGCTGCGCGACAGCGCGTGGGGCACGTTCACCATCGGCATGACGATCCCGATTGCGATCGTCATGGGCCTCTACATGTGGCGCTGGCGCAAGGGGGCCGTGACCAGCGCAACGATCATGGGCGTCACCGCCCTGATCCTGTGCGTCGTCGCGGGACGATGGGTGGCCGAGGCGGAATGGGGCCGGCTGTTCATCCTGAACAAGAACGAGCTGGTGCTCGCGCTGG includes:
- a CDS encoding fumarylacetoacetate hydrolase family protein, with translation MRSLILALAAVAALATGSDARSDSVASAEPFKLGTFVVDGRPTVGVVLRDKLVFELEAANRELELQPQFIRLPMPADMLGVIERYDYGVRRRIYEIVNALVASNRLAGDRRPSYVHDAAALRTLAPIRYPSKTLNAAGNYYGHVSESSTPEEQRKVAEARRKQRGTPYLFLKPTRGAIVGNGDDIILPAGREKIDWECELAIVIGRPAKQVTAAEAKDYIFGYTIELDMSDRGGRPGEEPSRSDWFIGKGHDTFSPMGPYIVPKEFFADPMNVSQRLTINGRVMQDSRSSDMIHNIYELIEYGSWIMTLFPGDVVAAGSPAGTGMSRSVRPDQVFLKPGDKLVATIEGIGTLTHVAKPETKRPATTSSW